A genomic segment from Gemmatimonadaceae bacterium encodes:
- a CDS encoding cold shock domain-containing protein — protein sequence MSGTVKWFNDAKGFGFITPSDGQKDCFVHHSAIQGNGFKTLAEGESVEFDMVQGQKGPAAENVTRAGH from the coding sequence ATGTCCGGCACAGTCAAGTGGTTCAACGATGCGAAGGGTTTCGGCTTCATCACGCCGTCCGATGGCCAGAAGGATTGCTTCGTGCATCACTCTGCCATCCAGGGCAACGGCTTCAAGACGCTCGCCGAAGGCGAGTCGGTTGAATTCGACATGGTGCAGGGCCAGAAGGGTCCGGCCGCCGAGAACGTGACCCGCGCGGGTCACTAA
- a CDS encoding M28 family peptidase has translation MRAHRTLVPLVALLTGALPLPGQAPSVSPAAAFWPAVREAYSGTSALATVAYLDRFVRWPGNRGFDASIAHIVQRLEAAGYVPEARAAAGDRLTYRVERYPMAAPAWEPTGASLEIVGERLPVLRFETNRNMLATNSWATPAGGVTAEVVDAGDGSAARLDSLHVRGKIVLARAGVGRLFTEAVTKRGAVGVLAYALPAYLQPERNRTSIQFGGVPRDTVARGWGIVLSYAAHERLRSALARGAVRVRVKTRVTWTPDAVEQAVVAEVRGARLPAERFVFSAHVQEPGANDNASGVGAQVEMARVAAQLLQRGAIDPARTITMLWGLEIRSTARYITQDSVRARDIRWGLSLDMVGEDTKRTGGTFLVEKMPDPSAIWTRGEDRHTEWGGSPITKAQLTPHYFNDFVLARCLEQAATNGWVVRANPFEGGSDHTPFLEAQKPGLLFWHFTDQFYHTDGDRIGMVSADELRNVGMSALVSALVLTSADGRMARGIIAEVGQAAAARLAAEALQGRAALASGSTMATEADILETWAGWYDGALEVSADIEVGGAAPETADAVAQARARVRAALADALRALRD, from the coding sequence ATGCGCGCACACCGCACCCTCGTTCCACTCGTCGCGCTCCTCACCGGCGCCTTGCCGTTGCCGGGCCAGGCCCCATCGGTGTCACCGGCGGCGGCATTCTGGCCCGCCGTGCGCGAGGCCTATTCCGGCACGAGCGCGCTCGCGACGGTCGCCTACCTGGACCGCTTCGTCCGCTGGCCCGGCAACCGCGGCTTCGATGCCAGCATCGCCCACATCGTCCAGCGACTCGAGGCCGCGGGATACGTGCCGGAAGCGCGCGCGGCGGCCGGTGACCGGCTCACCTATCGCGTGGAGCGGTACCCGATGGCGGCGCCGGCCTGGGAACCGACCGGCGCCTCGCTGGAGATCGTCGGCGAGCGCCTGCCGGTGCTGCGTTTCGAGACGAACCGCAACATGCTGGCAACGAACTCCTGGGCCACACCCGCCGGTGGTGTGACGGCGGAGGTGGTGGATGCGGGCGACGGCAGTGCCGCACGGCTCGATTCCCTGCACGTCCGCGGGAAGATCGTGCTGGCGCGTGCCGGGGTGGGGCGCCTGTTCACCGAGGCGGTGACGAAGCGTGGCGCCGTCGGCGTGCTGGCGTATGCGCTGCCGGCGTACCTGCAGCCGGAGCGGAATCGCACGTCGATCCAGTTCGGTGGCGTGCCGCGTGACACCGTTGCCCGCGGCTGGGGCATCGTGCTCTCGTACGCCGCGCACGAGCGCCTGCGCAGTGCCCTCGCGCGTGGCGCCGTGCGCGTGCGCGTGAAGACCCGCGTGACCTGGACGCCGGATGCCGTGGAGCAGGCCGTGGTGGCGGAGGTGCGCGGCGCGCGCCTCCCTGCGGAGCGGTTCGTGTTCTCGGCGCATGTGCAGGAGCCCGGGGCGAACGACAACGCCTCCGGTGTCGGCGCGCAGGTGGAGATGGCCCGTGTCGCCGCGCAGTTGCTGCAGCGCGGCGCGATCGATCCCGCACGCACCATCACGATGCTGTGGGGCCTGGAGATCCGCAGCACGGCACGGTACATCACGCAGGATTCCGTGCGGGCCCGTGACATCCGCTGGGGGCTCTCGCTGGACATGGTCGGCGAGGACACGAAGCGGACGGGTGGCACCTTCCTGGTGGAGAAGATGCCCGATCCCTCCGCGATCTGGACGCGTGGTGAGGACCGGCACACCGAGTGGGGCGGCAGCCCGATCACGAAGGCGCAGCTCACGCCGCACTACTTCAACGACTTCGTGCTCGCGCGATGCCTGGAGCAGGCGGCGACGAACGGCTGGGTGGTGCGGGCGAACCCCTTCGAAGGCGGGAGCGACCACACGCCGTTCCTGGAGGCGCAGAAGCCGGGGCTCCTGTTCTGGCACTTCACCGACCAGTTCTACCACACCGACGGCGACCGGATCGGGATGGTCTCGGCCGACGAGCTGCGGAACGTGGGGATGTCGGCGCTGGTGAGTGCGCTGGTGCTGACGAGTGCCGATGGCCGGATGGCGCGTGGGATCATCGCGGAGGTCGGGCAGGCCGCAGCGGCCCGCCTGGCCGCCGAGGCGCTGCAGGGGCGGGCGGCGCTGGCCTCGGGCTCGACGATGGCCACGGAGGCCGACATCCTCGAGACCTGGGCGGGCTGGTACGACGGCGCGCTCGAGGTTTCTGCGGACATCGAGGTCGGCGGCGCCGCGCCCGAAACGGCGGATGCTGTGGCCCAGGCCCGGGCCCGCGTCCGCGCCGCCTTGGCGGACGCCCTGCGCGCGTTGCGGGACTGA